A section of the Bacillus thermozeamaize genome encodes:
- a CDS encoding alcohol dehydrogenase gives MKAIRCHQYGEPDVLQLEEVDTPVPGPRQVLIRVKAAGVNYADVMRRRNMYVQHTPLPFIPGSEVAGEIVAVGPEVKSVKEGDRVVTLLGPKCSGYAEYVIGYEPMLIPIPEGLDEVQAAALPLQGLTAYHILKTSGQVKPGETVLVHAAAGGVGTLSVQLAKHFGATVIATASTEEKLALARSLGADHTINYTAADWDRQVLELTGGKGVDVILEMVGGEIFNKNLGILATFGRMVVFGAASMKRSALEPFRLMNKCQSVVGFLLTPVVERPDLYRPSLQELLQLVKEGRLKLHIGGTFPLEQAAEVHRMLEGRQTTGKLVLIP, from the coding sequence ATGAAAGCAATCCGTTGCCATCAGTATGGCGAACCGGATGTGCTGCAGTTGGAAGAGGTGGATACGCCGGTTCCCGGACCGCGTCAGGTGTTGATCCGGGTCAAGGCGGCCGGCGTGAATTACGCCGATGTGATGCGCCGGCGGAATATGTATGTCCAGCACACGCCGCTGCCGTTTATTCCGGGATCGGAAGTGGCCGGTGAAATCGTGGCGGTGGGACCGGAGGTTAAGTCGGTGAAGGAGGGGGACCGGGTGGTGACCCTCCTGGGACCCAAGTGTTCCGGATATGCGGAGTACGTGATCGGTTATGAGCCGATGCTCATTCCGATTCCGGAAGGATTGGATGAGGTTCAGGCGGCCGCCCTGCCGCTGCAGGGGTTGACGGCATATCACATTTTGAAGACTTCGGGACAGGTCAAGCCGGGCGAGACCGTGCTGGTCCATGCGGCTGCCGGCGGAGTAGGCACGCTGTCCGTACAGCTGGCCAAACATTTTGGCGCCACTGTGATCGCCACGGCCAGCACGGAGGAGAAGCTGGCACTGGCACGCTCTCTGGGCGCGGATCATACGATTAACTACACCGCCGCCGACTGGGACCGGCAGGTGCTGGAGCTTACAGGAGGCAAAGGTGTGGACGTGATTCTGGAAATGGTGGGCGGTGAGATCTTCAATAAAAACTTAGGGATTCTGGCCACGTTTGGGCGAATGGTGGTCTTTGGGGCGGCCAGCATGAAACGGAGCGCATTGGAGCCTTTCCGCCTGATGAACAAGTGCCAGTCCGTGGTCGGCTTTCTCCTCACCCCGGTCGTGGAGCGGCCCGATCTGTACCGGCCCAGCTTGCAAGAGCTGTTGCAACTGGTGAAGGAAGGCAGGTTGAAGCTGCATATCGGCGGCACTTTTCCGCTGGAACAGGCTGCGGAGGTGCACCGGATGCTGGAAGGCAGGCAGACGACGGGCAAGCTGGTGTTGATCCCGTGA
- a CDS encoding acyl-CoA dehydrogenase: MSQHHGKDNERELTPGGSFLLRPVSPEEVFTLEDCDEEHQMIARTARDFMEETVMPHVEAIEEEADDQLVARLMRQAGEVGLLGHYLPEKYGGSELDKISSALINEQTGRTGAYGIAHVNHTGIATLPIYYFGTEEQKRKYLPGLATGKLIGAYCLTEPTGGSDSLAARTTAVLNAAGTHYVLNGTKQFITNAAFSDTFIVYAKVDGQHFTAFIVEKDFPGLRLGPEERKMGMHGSSTRQVILEDCQVPVENLLGEVGKGHQIAFNVLNIGRFNVGIGCLGAAKEAFGEAARYAVQRRQFGQPLAAFGAIQEKLADMAARIFALESLQYRTAALLEAAFAPIGRTGGNISAEFVRRSQAYALECSICKVFGSESLDRVVDEAVQIHGGYGYIREYPVERMYRNSRINRIWEGTNEINRMIIPGMLLRMAKAGQLPLEEAIGRALSQDPRLDLVPKVSPDVSHALGEMPDWLDEMKLSFLRCIGLAWRRIGERLQQEQEVAMRLADMAIWIYAAESSILRAAKTVAKQGEETGALQVSLASLVAHEAVAEVERAARYILDTLMEEGTAETDVKKWRQALSAVSYKGVREQKRLIAEKMVEAGRYQC; encoded by the coding sequence ATGAGCCAGCACCATGGGAAGGACAACGAAAGAGAACTCACGCCAGGGGGCTCCTTTCTCCTCCGTCCGGTCTCGCCGGAAGAAGTGTTCACACTGGAGGATTGCGACGAGGAGCATCAGATGATTGCCCGGACGGCGCGGGATTTTATGGAAGAAACGGTGATGCCGCACGTGGAGGCCATCGAGGAAGAAGCGGATGATCAGCTAGTGGCCCGCTTGATGCGGCAGGCGGGGGAGGTGGGCCTGCTCGGTCATTACCTGCCGGAAAAATACGGCGGCAGCGAGCTGGACAAGATCAGCTCGGCGCTGATCAATGAACAGACGGGACGCACCGGTGCTTATGGCATTGCCCATGTCAATCACACGGGGATCGCCACGTTGCCGATCTACTATTTCGGGACAGAGGAACAGAAGCGGAAATACCTGCCGGGCCTTGCGACCGGAAAGCTGATCGGCGCCTATTGCCTGACCGAGCCGACCGGTGGTTCGGACTCGCTTGCGGCCAGGACCACCGCTGTGCTGAATGCGGCAGGTACCCATTACGTGCTGAACGGGACCAAGCAGTTTATCACCAACGCCGCTTTTTCCGACACGTTTATTGTTTATGCCAAGGTGGACGGGCAGCATTTTACGGCTTTCATTGTCGAGAAGGACTTTCCCGGCCTGCGCCTTGGGCCCGAGGAGCGGAAAATGGGCATGCACGGCTCATCGACGCGGCAGGTGATCCTGGAAGATTGCCAGGTACCGGTGGAAAACCTGCTGGGAGAAGTGGGCAAAGGGCATCAGATTGCCTTTAATGTCTTGAATATCGGCCGGTTCAACGTGGGAATCGGTTGTCTGGGTGCGGCGAAAGAGGCCTTTGGCGAGGCGGCAAGGTATGCCGTTCAGCGCAGGCAATTCGGCCAGCCGCTGGCGGCCTTTGGTGCGATTCAGGAGAAGCTGGCTGACATGGCGGCCCGGATCTTTGCGTTGGAGTCGCTGCAATACCGGACGGCTGCTCTGTTGGAAGCGGCGTTTGCGCCGATAGGCCGGACAGGCGGCAACATTTCGGCCGAATTTGTCCGGCGCTCGCAGGCCTATGCGCTGGAGTGTTCGATTTGCAAAGTATTTGGTTCGGAGTCGTTGGATCGGGTGGTGGACGAGGCGGTTCAGATTCATGGCGGGTACGGCTACATTCGGGAGTATCCGGTGGAACGGATGTACCGGAACTCCCGGATCAACCGCATCTGGGAGGGGACCAACGAAATCAACCGGATGATCATCCCGGGGATGCTTTTGCGCATGGCCAAGGCCGGGCAGTTGCCGCTGGAAGAGGCGATTGGCCGGGCGCTGTCGCAGGATCCCCGTCTCGATCTGGTTCCCAAGGTGTCCCCTGATGTGTCCCACGCGTTGGGTGAAATGCCGGACTGGCTGGATGAGATGAAGCTGTCCTTTCTGCGTTGCATCGGGCTGGCCTGGCGGCGGATTGGCGAGCGGTTGCAGCAAGAACAGGAGGTGGCGATGCGGCTGGCCGACATGGCCATCTGGATTTACGCTGCGGAAAGCAGCATCCTGCGCGCGGCCAAGACGGTTGCGAAGCAGGGAGAGGAGACGGGTGCCCTGCAGGTGTCGCTGGCCTCGCTGGTGGCTCACGAGGCGGTGGCGGAAGTGGAACGGGCGGCCCGCTATATCCTGGACACCCTGATGGAAGAGGGCACGGCGGAAACGGATGTCAAGAAATGGCGCCAGGCGCTTTCCGCGGTCTCATACAAGGGAGTGCGCGAACAGAAGCGGTTGATCGCCGAAAAGATGGTGGAGGCGGGCCGCTACCAGTGCTGA
- a CDS encoding helicase, whose translation MTNPHDPNEQKGLRSHSWRLSYKTSSTMIDGRPVNILHDFYIPALKLAVRYDRVAGYFRSSSLAAASQGFSSFVQRNGKMRLIVGADLAPEDVKAILAGDAKQLEARLNDELKQFESWPESVQNGVSLLSWMVAHGYLEVRVAFRLHKETGEPLPFDSVEDGYVHEKWFIMYDEYGNRLYGSGSLNESKNALVLNAENIDIHCDWKGETEKERVEQAVEDFENLWDGKLPHMPVLTLPEAVRRRMLQIAEGITIPKEVDGTPVANMPVEDTPSVLERLQFAILRDGPKMPNGRFVGMETAPVEPWPHQQVVVRRLVETWPYSYLLCDEVGLGKTIEAGLAFRSLYLSGLAKRILIAAPASLTKQWQRQMATKMLMSFGRAVTTPDLAHEYEFPHEEQRPASSIYEPDLVIVSTGLLPRRERVEELKNAQSFDVALVDEAHAARRHNPSRGASAHPEYGQLYTTLQSALREKTRCLWLATATPMQIHPVEVCDLLALTNRVGVFQFDPTLILEYYQTLEKLLNEQELSEWEWTFLRRAILGIREQDPMLWRYFEQYVIDNRNRHTIRRWLENGYVPRGVERQFLLRIIFSGAPLSRVMLRHTRKLLEVYREYGRLQQNLAERHILPMEPIAFNDLEKRIYAQLETYCKGLMAQIQKHGNSQHRQMVNFYLSFLRLRFASSLYALRETLKRRLDKVEATLKHHFDWKTNEDEINSFSLNEVVYEGDNEDDVEVFQVLLQGRSMPDLEWERNQIQKMLQQLNDLTGDSSKMKVLLEQLERRKDQSTGRIRQTVVFTRFYDTLLDIVSRLRRVDQHMRIGTYSGKGAEYFDPDQKQMIPCDREEVKERFLRGEIDVLVCTDAAAEGLNLQTADLLINYDLGWNPMKIEQRIGRIDRIGQKHQHIYVLNLFYAGSAEEIVYRRLLERLQKANLIVGTQQISLLPVKPDEFRQLEEGTLTEEELYIISTNRLKEQLQHHARMEIPAHELFEIYQHFTDNTQHPSAPVTMEAIWETLSTSRYLKSRGCTKKTVAGEEILEIRGIPGVPDGTVLTASRKLYDEGLTDGKQRVHFASYGDPYFEKILEHIQNYELPSCVRRITIPVEGMNGVDRVGYAVVCRGTDGIRQVRLIQSWDDLKHISLNEDEEISEQEIKPLFDQLRSLVRKELEPNLAAERIERENIRIALVQELLNFLIIRDLLQTKAGEDGDQAVFGTVIKAVESTINERERILITNIPIRILSSFQRHLVYDVTIPSIGEYCHIQVPQFAAKAAADAGRRVAESLKRNKSELTIKRVVARLNREAEQRTRLVVQ comes from the coding sequence ATGACGAACCCACATGATCCTAACGAACAGAAAGGGTTACGTTCACACTCTTGGCGTCTGTCTTACAAAACCTCCTCTACCATGATCGATGGCCGTCCGGTCAATATATTGCACGATTTCTACATTCCAGCCCTCAAGCTGGCCGTACGTTATGACCGCGTCGCCGGGTATTTCCGTTCTTCCTCATTGGCTGCCGCTTCCCAAGGTTTTTCCTCTTTTGTCCAACGGAACGGAAAAATGCGCCTCATTGTCGGGGCCGATCTGGCTCCTGAAGATGTCAAGGCGATTCTCGCAGGCGATGCGAAGCAACTTGAAGCACGATTGAACGATGAACTGAAACAATTTGAATCGTGGCCCGAAAGCGTACAGAATGGCGTTTCTCTTCTTTCCTGGATGGTCGCGCACGGTTATTTAGAGGTTCGCGTCGCTTTCCGCTTGCATAAGGAAACCGGCGAACCCTTGCCTTTTGACAGTGTTGAAGATGGTTATGTCCATGAAAAGTGGTTCATTATGTATGACGAATACGGAAACCGGTTATACGGTTCAGGTTCCTTGAACGAATCCAAAAACGCATTGGTGCTCAATGCAGAAAACATTGACATCCATTGCGACTGGAAAGGCGAAACAGAGAAAGAACGGGTTGAACAGGCGGTAGAAGATTTTGAAAACTTATGGGATGGCAAGCTCCCTCATATGCCGGTGCTGACTCTTCCCGAAGCAGTGCGACGCAGAATGCTGCAAATTGCTGAAGGAATCACGATTCCCAAAGAGGTGGATGGCACACCGGTTGCAAACATGCCAGTTGAGGACACCCCCTCCGTACTGGAACGGCTGCAGTTTGCGATCTTGCGGGATGGGCCCAAAATGCCGAACGGAAGGTTTGTCGGCATGGAAACGGCACCGGTAGAACCGTGGCCGCATCAACAGGTTGTCGTGCGCCGCTTGGTCGAAACGTGGCCCTATTCTTACCTCCTGTGCGATGAAGTTGGTCTGGGAAAAACAATCGAGGCAGGTCTGGCCTTCCGTTCGTTATATTTGTCTGGCCTGGCAAAACGCATCTTGATCGCGGCACCTGCCAGCTTGACAAAACAATGGCAACGCCAAATGGCCACCAAAATGCTCATGTCGTTTGGTAGGGCCGTCACAACTCCTGATCTGGCCCACGAATATGAATTTCCTCATGAAGAACAACGGCCAGCCAGTTCGATTTACGAACCAGATCTAGTAATCGTTTCAACAGGCCTGTTACCCCGGAGGGAACGGGTGGAAGAACTGAAAAACGCGCAATCATTTGACGTCGCATTGGTTGATGAAGCGCATGCAGCCCGGCGGCACAATCCGTCCAGAGGAGCAAGCGCACATCCCGAATATGGACAATTGTATACGACACTGCAAAGTGCATTGAGAGAAAAAACACGTTGTCTGTGGTTGGCTACGGCCACCCCGATGCAGATCCATCCCGTGGAAGTATGTGATTTGCTGGCCCTGACCAATCGGGTGGGGGTGTTTCAATTCGATCCCACTCTGATACTCGAGTATTATCAAACATTGGAAAAACTTCTCAATGAACAGGAATTGAGTGAATGGGAATGGACTTTTCTCCGCCGTGCCATTTTAGGCATCCGTGAACAGGATCCGATGCTTTGGCGTTATTTTGAACAGTACGTCATTGACAATCGCAACCGGCACACGATTCGCCGCTGGCTGGAAAATGGATATGTTCCCAGAGGTGTAGAACGGCAATTCTTGTTGCGCATTATCTTCAGCGGAGCCCCGCTATCCCGAGTCATGTTGCGACATACCAGAAAATTGCTTGAAGTGTATCGGGAATACGGCCGATTGCAGCAAAATCTTGCCGAACGTCACATCCTGCCTATGGAACCCATTGCATTCAACGACTTAGAAAAACGCATTTACGCCCAACTGGAAACCTACTGCAAAGGGTTAATGGCACAAATACAAAAACACGGGAACTCCCAACATCGGCAAATGGTGAATTTCTATCTCAGTTTTCTTCGTTTGCGGTTTGCCTCCAGCCTGTATGCTCTCCGGGAGACGTTAAAGCGGCGTTTGGACAAAGTGGAGGCCACTCTGAAGCATCATTTTGATTGGAAAACTAACGAAGATGAAATAAACAGCTTCTCCTTGAACGAAGTGGTATATGAAGGTGACAACGAAGATGATGTTGAAGTGTTTCAAGTGCTGCTGCAAGGACGGAGCATGCCCGATTTAGAATGGGAAAGAAACCAAATCCAAAAGATGCTTCAGCAATTGAACGATCTCACCGGCGATTCATCGAAAATGAAGGTTCTTTTGGAACAACTGGAACGTCGCAAAGACCAGTCGACAGGCCGAATCCGGCAAACGGTGGTTTTTACCCGTTTCTACGACACTCTTTTAGATATTGTCTCGCGTCTTCGCAGGGTTGACCAACACATGCGAATTGGGACTTATTCTGGGAAGGGAGCTGAGTATTTTGATCCAGACCAAAAACAAATGATCCCATGCGATCGCGAAGAAGTGAAAGAACGGTTTTTGCGTGGCGAAATCGATGTTCTCGTCTGCACGGATGCCGCAGCAGAGGGTTTAAACTTACAGACTGCAGATCTGCTGATCAATTATGACCTTGGATGGAATCCCATGAAGATTGAACAAAGAATCGGTCGCATTGACCGTATCGGTCAAAAACATCAGCATATTTATGTCTTGAACCTCTTCTATGCTGGAAGTGCAGAAGAAATTGTATACAGACGTCTATTAGAACGTTTGCAAAAAGCAAACCTCATCGTCGGTACTCAACAAATTTCTCTTCTTCCGGTTAAACCAGATGAGTTTCGTCAACTTGAAGAAGGAACGTTGACCGAGGAAGAACTCTATATCATATCGACCAATCGCCTGAAAGAACAACTCCAACATCATGCACGCATGGAGATACCGGCCCATGAATTGTTTGAGATATATCAACATTTTACTGATAATACACAACATCCATCTGCTCCTGTCACGATGGAAGCCATCTGGGAAACGCTCAGCACATCCCGTTATTTAAAATCCCGTGGTTGTACCAAGAAAACAGTAGCTGGGGAAGAGATCTTAGAAATACGCGGTATCCCTGGTGTGCCTGACGGCACCGTATTGACGGCCTCGCGAAAGTTATACGATGAAGGTTTAACTGATGGAAAACAAAGAGTTCACTTTGCTTCCTACGGAGATCCATATTTCGAGAAAATTCTTGAACATATTCAAAACTACGAACTACCTTCATGTGTTCGGAGAATTACCATCCCCGTTGAAGGAATGAACGGTGTGGATAGAGTGGGTTATGCTGTCGTTTGCCGGGGAACAGATGGAATACGCCAGGTGCGCTTAATCCAGTCATGGGATGACCTGAAACATATTTCTCTGAACGAGGACGAAGAAATTAGCGAACAGGAAATTAAACCATTGTTCGATCAATTGCGCAGTTTGGTTAGAAAAGAACTGGAACCCAATCTTGCCGCAGAGCGGATCGAACGGGAGAACATTCGTATCGCACTTGTACAAGAGTTACTCAACTTTTTGATCATTCGCGACTTACTACAAACCAAAGCTGGAGAAGATGGGGATCAGGCTGTTTTCGGAACAGTGATCAAAGCCGTCGAGTCGACAATTAATGAACGTGAACGCATTCTCATAACCAACATCCCGATACGAATCCTGAGTTCATTCCAACGACATCTGGTATATGATGTGACTATACCAAGTATTGGTGAATATTGCCACATACAGGTACCACAATTTGCAGCAAAAGCTGCCGCCGATGCCGGAAGACGTGTGGCTGAATCACTAAAACGCAATAAAAGTGAACTGACGATCAAAAGGGTTGTGGCACGCTTAAACCGTGAGGCCGAACAAAGAACACGGTTAGTTGTCCAGTAA
- a CDS encoding ATPase, whose protein sequence is MNAESFVKVRVTRRYPASPEQVFDAWLDPAMIGKWMFGPALREEEVVRISLDPRVGGSFSFVVRRQGQEIDHVGEYLEIDRPRRLAFTWGVADEEGSSRVIIDIVPLENGCELTLTHQLHPDWADYADRTEAAWTKMLDVLAPTLALQ, encoded by the coding sequence ATGAACGCTGAATCCTTTGTAAAAGTTCGCGTCACCCGTCGCTATCCTGCATCGCCGGAGCAAGTTTTTGACGCTTGGCTGGACCCTGCCATGATCGGCAAATGGATGTTCGGCCCTGCTCTCCGCGAGGAAGAAGTGGTGCGCATTTCCCTCGACCCACGCGTGGGAGGATCGTTCTCTTTCGTTGTCCGTCGGCAAGGTCAAGAAATTGACCACGTCGGAGAATATCTGGAAATCGACCGGCCGCGCCGCCTCGCGTTCACCTGGGGAGTGGCGGACGAAGAAGGAAGTTCCCGCGTGATCATTGACATTGTGCCGCTGGAGAACGGATGTGAGCTGACCTTGACCCACCAATTGCACCCGGACTGGGCGGACTACGCGGACCGCACAGAGGCTGCCTGGACCAAGATGCTCGACGTGCTGGCCCCGACACTCGCGCTTCAGTGA
- a CDS encoding quinone oxidoreductase, producing MEKTFRALVVEKTEDAFTVEVRERSLDDLPEGDVTIRVCYSSVNYKDGLASIPNGRILTRYPMVPGIDLSGIVVDSKDPRFREGDEVLVTGYELGVSHEGGFSEMARVPGDWVVPLPAGLTLKEAMAIGTAGFTAAMSVHQLIEHGVTPEKGPVLVTGATGGVGSSAVAMLAQLGYHVAASTGKDSEHDYLRKLGAKEILHRDEVSAESKRALEKERWAGAVDPVGGKTTAYLLRTTRYGGAIALSGLTGGAELVTTVFPFILRGVNLLGIDSVYCPMELRKQLWERLGSDWKPQGLMAEIAREVTLDTLKETLAAILRGEVRGRTIVKLGGRDE from the coding sequence GTGGAGAAGACATTTCGCGCGCTGGTGGTGGAGAAGACGGAGGATGCATTTACCGTGGAAGTGCGGGAACGCAGCCTGGATGATTTGCCGGAAGGGGATGTGACGATTCGCGTCTGCTATTCCAGTGTGAATTACAAGGATGGGCTGGCCAGCATCCCGAACGGGCGGATCCTCACCCGGTATCCCATGGTCCCGGGCATTGATCTCTCCGGGATCGTGGTGGATTCCAAGGATCCCCGGTTTCGCGAAGGAGATGAGGTGCTGGTCACAGGGTATGAGCTGGGCGTCTCACACGAAGGGGGATTCAGCGAAATGGCCCGCGTTCCGGGAGACTGGGTGGTTCCTCTGCCGGCCGGATTGACGCTGAAAGAGGCGATGGCCATCGGTACGGCGGGGTTTACCGCTGCGATGTCGGTCCACCAGCTGATAGAACACGGGGTTACACCGGAGAAAGGGCCGGTGCTGGTGACGGGTGCGACGGGCGGCGTGGGTTCCAGTGCGGTGGCGATGCTGGCCCAACTGGGTTATCACGTGGCGGCCAGCACGGGAAAGGATTCGGAGCATGATTATCTCCGGAAGCTCGGCGCGAAGGAAATCCTGCACCGCGATGAGGTGTCAGCGGAGAGCAAGCGGGCCCTGGAAAAGGAACGCTGGGCGGGCGCGGTGGATCCGGTGGGCGGGAAGACGACCGCCTATCTGTTGCGGACCACCCGGTACGGTGGCGCGATTGCCTTGAGCGGGCTGACCGGCGGAGCCGAACTGGTGACAACCGTGTTTCCGTTCATCCTTCGCGGCGTCAACCTGCTTGGCATTGATTCGGTCTACTGCCCGATGGAACTGCGGAAGCAGCTTTGGGAACGGCTGGGCAGCGATTGGAAGCCGCAGGGCTTGATGGCGGAGATCGCCCGGGAGGTCACCCTGGATACTTTGAAAGAGACGCTGGCCGCCATTTTGCGGGGTGAAGTGCGTGGCCGGACGATCGTGAAACTGGGAGGCAGGGACGAATGA